From Fusarium fujikuroi IMI 58289 draft genome, chromosome FFUJ_chr07, a single genomic window includes:
- a CDS encoding related to transcription adaptor ADA2, translating into MGVIRKKTITRGGEGGVKYVCDVCSSDITSTVRIRCADSDCSDFDLCVSCFAKGESRNAHDPATHSFRVIEQNSFPIFEKEWGADEELLLLEGAEIYGLGSWADIADHIGGFREKDEVRDHYLSTYVDSPHFPLPKRCSPHDCELANEIPREEFQARKKRRIEERRDAAKNAPALQPKTKPTASVPSCHEIQGYMPGRLEFETEYANEAEEAVQLMQFDPGDGLNPRTGELEPEMELKLTVMDIYNARLTQRVERKKVIFEHNLLEYRENTKLEKRRTKEERDLLQKAKPFARMMNQQDFEELNQGLLDELNLRQAITQLQEWRNMRIGDLRSGEKYENEKASRIQKAIPMGSMDRERLASAQRSKQPPPPEPPSGSALLIAPELPARLLPTPAAEVNGDVKPLTNGHTDGLANGQTNGQVNGVTNGINGVNGVNGHAAPKQRYTAQPISGVQPMPMTQDTAPDLHLLTPEEVKLCEIIRLQPKPYLMIKEQILKEALKTNGTLKKKQAKEICRLDSQKGGRIFDFFINSGWVGKA; encoded by the exons ATGGGTGTGATACGCAAGAAAACAATCACAAGAGGTGGCGAAGGTGGTGTTAAGTACGTTTGCGATGTGTGCTCATCAGATATTACATCTACG GTCCGCATCCGATGCGCCGACTCCGACTGCAGTGACTTCGACCTCTGCGTCTCGTGTTTCGCCAAAGGTGAATCACGAAATGCTCACGACCCTGCGACACACTCTTTTCGTGTGATTGAACAAAACTCATTCCCCATTTTTGAGAAAGAATGGGGCGCCGACGAAGAATTACTCCTCCTTGAGGGCGCCGAAATATATGGTCTCGGCTCCTGGGCCGATATCGCAGATCATATTGGCGGCTTCCGTGAGAAGGACGAGGTTCGCGATCACTACTTATCGACTTACGTCGACTCGCCTCATTTTCCACTGCCCAAACGCTGTAGCCCTCACGATTGCGAATTGGCCAACGAAATACCCAGAGAAGAATTTCAGGCACGCAAGAAGCGACGAATAGAAGAGCGACGAGATGCAGCTAAGAACGCGCCCGCTCTACAGCCTAAAACAAAGCCAACAGCTAGTGTACCTAGCTGCCACGAGATTCAAGGATACATGCCTGGTCGTTTGGAGTTTGAGACCGAATATGCAAatgaggcagaagaagctgtccaACTTATGCAGTTTGATCCAGGCGATGGATTGAACCCCAGGACAGGCGAGCTTGAACCTGAAATGGAACTCAAGCTTACAGTGATGGACATTTACAACGCTCGACTGACACAACGTGTAGAGCGTAAAAAGGTTATCTTTGAGCACAACCTTCTTGAATATAGAGAGAACACAAAGCTGGAGAAGAGGCGGACCAAGGAAGAAAGGGATTTGCTGCAGAAGGCTAAGCCATTCGCCCGCATGATGAACCAGCAGGactttgaggagctcaatCAAGGTCTTCTCGATGAACTCAACCTACGACAGGCCATTACGCAGCTACAAGAGTGGCGGAACATGCGTATCGGTGACCTTCGAAGTGGTGAAAAGTACGAGAACGAGAAAGCTTCGAGGATCCAGAAGGCAATTCCCATGGGTTCCATGGATCGCGAGCGACTGGCATCTGCACAGAGGTCTAAgcaacctcctcctcccgaGCCACCGAGTGGATCTGCTCTTCTTATCGCCCCAGAACTTCCTGCTAGACTGCTACCAACGCCTGCTGCGGAAGTCAATGGTGATGTAAAGCCATTAACAAATGGTCATACTGATGGCCTAGCCAATGGCCAAACAAATGGCCAAGTCAATGGAGTGACCAACGGAATTAACGGAGTCAATGGAGTAAATGGCCATGCAGCTCCTAAGCAGAGATACACGGCCCAACCCATCTCCGGCGTACAACCGATGCCCATGACTCAAGACACCGCACCAGACTTGCACCTCCTCACACCAGAAGAGGTCAAGCTTTGCGAGATCATCAGACTGCAGCCTAAGCCATATCTCATGATCAAGGAGCAGATCCTCAAGGAGGCTCTCAAGACAAATGGCacgttgaagaagaagcaggcaaAAGAGATATGTAGGTTGGACTCGCAAAAGGGAGGTCGCATCTTcgatttctttattaattcAGGATGGGTGGGCAAGGCGTGA
- a CDS encoding related to HD family hydrolase produces MGSQPEKENGRVDLRPEEVIGDLGFTPMVKVADPWTVDKVVKEIPGGAPTEDSSSPLPFFHMLERLKTTKREGWRRFGISRGESIADHMYRMSLISMFAPPSLAPKLDLPKCMKMCLIHDMAELLVGDITPVDGVPKPEKSRREAETMDFLTKNLLRNVAGGTTGEDIRAIWQEYEDSETLDSHFVHDVDKMELLLQMVEYEKRGEGKVDLGEFAYVATRMTLPEMKAWGQEVLKEREAFWGSKQHVHGEQGVSGGVTSERKGQQDNYYNKD; encoded by the exons ATGGGCTCGCAACCggagaaggagaatggaCGTGTGGATCTTCGCCCTGAGGAAGTAATTGGAGATCTGGGGTTCACGCCCATGGTCAAGGTCGCTGACCCGTGGACCGTTGACAAGGTGGTCAAGGAGATTCCTGGTGGTGCGCCTACTGAGGACTCCTCTTCGCCGCTCCCCTTCTTCCACATGCTCGAGCGACTCAAGACTACCAAGCGAGAAGGATGGAGGCGATTTGGTATCTCTAG GGGAGAGTCTATCGCCGACCACATGTATCGCATGTCTCTAATCTCCATGTTTGCGCCTCCCTCTCTCGCCCCGAAACTTGACCTTCCCAAGTGCATGAAGATGTGTCTTATTCACGATATGGCGGAGCTACTTGTCGGCGATATCACACCCGTTGACGGCGTTCCCAAGCCCGAGAAGAGCCGACGCGAAGCGGAGACGATGGACTTTTTGACCAAGAACTTGCTACGAAATGTCGCTGGCGGCACCACAGGCGAGGACATCCGCGCAATCTGGCAGGAATACGAGGACTCTGAGACCCTGGACAGTCACTTTGTGCACGACGTGGACAAGATGGAGCTTCTGCTGCAGATGGTGGAGTATGAGAAGCGCGGCGAGGGCAAAGTCGACCTTGGCGAGTTTGCGTACGTCGCAACCAGAATGACGCTGCCAGAGATGAAGGCCTGGGGCCAGGAGGTTCTCAAGGAGCGGGAGGCTTTCTGGGGAAGCAAGCAGCATGTCCATGGGGAGCAGGGTGTTAGTGGAGGTGTTACATCTGAGCGAAAGGGCCAGCAGGACAACTACTACAACAAGGATTAA
- a CDS encoding related to lactose regulatory protein: protein MATPAAVLERIHGQGVNESRPSFSFSFPSSLSKGYQLTTRICQSPRRFNLQNQKKEKRPTTREAKRTETQDDKVKGFISRVIGFRFGRPPTTRNYCLCQTGKGEVFGLSTVSRSRGLCADQCVYPEIEHEGSIASSRSYIRALQKRVQELEEKEKQLELVAHGHNAFVATTPAQEEWRKLSTSPSVVSERIAKPPRHVDHALPPIHADSGYSLPSFSSRAGSLPVVHEPASYYSRSHHLMGASPPLTDDLEDAAPAKPSSFGSYSSNVKAALMLQKITLPPADLMDELLAEYFNIDWITMPVIHRPSFYQRYHRLIAVANSRYRRDIPLEEATELAATYSLLLGMLAIGQLAKTSITESAESHVSHAFEFHQQAKTLLLVDLLSVSSLPVVQALIVHARFLRRAGTVQESWMLTGMALRLAEGLMLHIDLPGKAQAEREERRRTWCACALLVRMQNSPGSQTNPTFGTFPQEIDDEYLEAFPHNPDRVQPCDTPPRLSFFNQTLKLYDNILQPIQDSLSRKTDSGKESVSDILSDALKLDCDLEEWHAAIPEHLRVKFPCTQPEAIFRRQATLLRMRYLETKALIPRVAIMKLISSNSTQPTSIMAKSMLAGLFESCYAASVELEDIMARERRLVTFDGPPESHSAIALSIIGMTLTVLVQHPLFRDIITNPAPVTEEATRCLATAKQYTTSTHPLAERFVHTLESALQPPSRCVSPRGVLDPALEPKTVGPVLSNLTEAPGAVEMALFEAWYMKRQDLASCGMPVTEFASLW, encoded by the exons ATGGCCACCCCGGCGGCCGTCTTAGAGCGCATTCATGGTCAAGGGGTGAACGAGTCACGACCGAGTTTTTCGTTTTCGTTCCCTTCTTCCCTATCTAAAGGATATCAATTGACGACCCGCATCTGTCAATCTCCCCGTCGCTTCAACCTCCAAAATCaaaaaaaggagaagagacCGACGACCCGAGAAGCCAAAAGGACAGAGACACAGGATGACAAAGTCAAAGGCTTCATCTCCCGGGTCATCGGCTTCCGCTTCGGCCGCCCGCCGACAACACGCAACTACTGCCTCTGCCAGACCGGGAAAGGCGAGGTCTTTGGCTTGTCGACAGTGTCGCGATC ACGCGGTCTCTGTGCTGATCAGTGTGTTTACCCCGAGATTGAGCATGAAGGTTCCATCGCTTCATCGCGAAG CTACATCCGTGCTCTCCAGAAGCGAGTCCAGGAacttgaagagaaggagaagcagcta GAATTAGTAGCTCACGGCCACAATGCTTTCGTCGCTACGACgcctgctcaagaagaatggagaaAACTATCCACCTCACCCAGTGTTGTGTCTGAGCGTATAGCAAAACCTCCAAGACATGTTGATCATGCTCTTCCTCCAATCCACGCTGACTCTGGCTATTCTCTACCCAGTTTCTCTTCCAGAGCTGGTTCACTACCTGTAGTTCACGAACCAGCCAGCTACTACTCTCGCTCGCATCATCTCATGGGTGCTAGTCCGCCATTAACCGATGATCTCGAAGATGCTGCTCCAGCCAAGCCTTCATCTTTCGGCTCCTATTCTTCCAACGTCAAGGCGGCTTTGATGCTCCAGAAGATCACCCTCCCACCAGCAGACCTCATGGACGAGTTGTTAGCAGAGTATTTCAACATTGACTGGATCACCATGCCTGTTATCCATCGACCGTCGTTCTACCAACGATATCACCGTCTCATCGCAGTTGCAAACTCTCGTTACCGCCGTGATATCCCACTCGAGGAAGCCACCGAACTCGCAGCCACCTACTCTCTCCTTTTAGGAATGCTAGCCATTGGCCAACTTGCCAAAACCTCGATCACAGAATCCGCCGAGTCACACGTATCTCACGCCTTCGAATTTCACCAGCAAGCCAAGACTCTTCTCCTCGTCGACCTTTTATCCGTATCATCTCTTCCTGTGGTACAGGCTTTGATTGTTCATGCCAGATTCTTGCGACGAGCGGGTACGGTCCAAGAGAGTTGGATGCTGACTGGCATGGCCCTTCGACTCGCAGAAGGTCTTATGCTCCATATCGATCTCCCAGGAAAGGCTCAGGCTGAACGCGAGGAACGGAGAAGGACATGGTGTGCTTGTGCTCTGCTTGTCAGGATGCAGAATTCCCCTGGAAGCCAGACAAACCCGACATTTGGCACATTTCCCCAGGAAATCGACGACGAATATCTTGAGGCTTTTCCTCACAACCCCGACCGAGTTCAACCTTGCGACACCCCTCCACGACTATCTTTCTTTAACCAAACTTTGAAACTGTACGACAATATTCTCCAGCCTATTCAAGATTCTCTCAGCCGCAAAACAGATTCTGGTAAAGAATCGGTCTCTGATATTCTGTCTGATGCACTGAAGCTGGACTGCGATTTAGAAGAGTGGCACGCCGCTATCCCTGAGCATCTGCGCGTCAAGTTCCCCTGCACACAACCCGAGGCTATTTTCCGTCGCCAAGCAACGTTGTTGCGCATGAG ATATCTTGAGACCAAGGCTTTGATTCCCCGAGTAGCTATCatgaagctcatcagcaGCAATTCAACACAACCAACTTCAATAATGGCAAAATCGATGCTCGCAGGACTATTCGAGTCGTGTTATGCTGCAAGCGTGGAGCTGGAAGATATCATGGCCCGTGAGAGGAGATTGGTGACCTTTGACGGCCCTCCCGAGAGTCATTCTGCTATTG CCCTTAGTATAATTGGCATGACCCTCACCGTCTTGGTCCAACATCCTCTCTTCAGAGACATAATCACCAACCCTGCCCCTGTGACCGAGGAAGCCACACGATGCCTCGCGACAGCCAAGCAATACACAACTTCAACGCACCCGCTCGCCGAGCGATTTGTCCATACTCTCGAGTCTGCCTTGCAGCCTCCATCTCGATGTGTATCTCCCCGCGGTGTCTTGGACCCTGCCTTGGAGCCCAAAACTGTTGGGCCTGTGCTGTCGAACTTGACAGAGGCTCCTGGGGCTGTGGAGATGGCTTTGTTTGAGGCTTGGTATATGAAGAGGCAGGATCTCGCATCTTGCGGTATGCCTGTTACGGAGTTTGCTTCTCTGTGGTGA
- a CDS encoding related to chitin binding protein: MRFSVLATCAGLLQLAAAAVPVGVAITKCTVDRNIALTFDDGPFAYTNELLDQLKKYGYKATFFMNGENWANINDYAATVKRVVAEGHQLGSHTYSHPDLATISNANVRTQMTRLEAEFLKIVGKWPTYMRPPYFSYNANTLSVMKTLGYHVINADVDSLDWEYNTPAETNTALNLFKKGITNGGSIALFHDVHENTVRNLIPKVLDAVKRSTRIPVTVGQCLGDPAANWYKTTKRTKRDFEDDEEAEDEKTVDERSLSEYIERSRFRRHAHHA; the protein is encoded by the exons ATGCGTTTCTCTGTCCTCGCTACCTGCGCCGGCCTGCTGCAGcttgccgctgccgctgtcCCTGTCGGcgtcgccatcaccaagtgCACTGTCGACAGGAACATCGCCCTCACTTTCGACGATGGTCCTTTCGCCTACACCAACGAGCTTCTCGACCAGCTCAAGAAGTACGGCTACAAGGCCACCTTCTTCATGAACGGCGAGAACTGggccaacatcaacgacTACGCTGCTACCGTCAAGCGTGTCGTCGCTGAGGGTCACCAGCTCGGCTCTCACAC TTACAGCCATCCCGACCTTGCTACCATCAGCAACGCCAATGTCCGAACCCAGATGACTCGTCTGGAGGCtgagttcctcaagatcgtTGGAAAGTGGCCCACGTACATGCGCCCCCCTTACTTCAGCTACAACGCCAACACCCTCTCCGTCATGAAGACTCTGGGATACCATGTCATCAATGCTGATGTCGACTCTCTTGACTGGGAGTACAACACCCCCGCTGAGACCAACACtgctctcaacctcttcaagaagGGTATCACCAACGGTGGATCCATTGCTCTCTTCCACGATGTCCACGAGAACACTGTCCGCAACCTCATCCCCAAGGTCCTCGATGCCGTCAAGCGCAGCACCCGCATTC CTGTTACTGTTGGCCAGTGCCTCGGTGACCCCGCTGCCAACTGGTACAAGACCACCAAGCGTACCAAGCGTGActttgaggatgatgaggaggctgaggatgagaagactgTTGATGAGCGCTCTCTGTCTGAGTACATTGAGCGATCTCGTTTCCGCCGCCACGCTCACCACGCTTAA
- a CDS encoding related to Putative protein-tyrosin-phosphatase, producing MTTIASLKRLSAKSLSEKILEEVNATDPTFAVIDVRDNDYIGGHIKGSTNIPAHTLDAMMPTLVRRLKDKKTVVFHCALSQQRGPSAALKYLRERDGLLKSMGEDPKGESGQDVYVLDRGFSGWQEVYGEDERLTEGYVKDLWDNY from the exons ATGACAACAATCGCTTCACTTAAGCGGCTTTCAGCCAAATCCCTCTCTGAGAAGATCCTCGAGGAAGTCAACGCCACAGATCCCACATTCGCTGTTATCGATGTTCGTGATAATG ATTACATTGGCGGACATATTAAGGGCTCAACAAACATCCCCGCACATACTCTCGACGCCATGATGCCAACTCTGGTCCGTCGCCTGAAAGACAAAAAGACAGTTGTCTTTCACTGCGCACTGAGTCAACAGCGGGGCCCTAGTGCGGCACTAAAGTATCTGCGTGAGCGGGATGGTCTGTTGAAGTCCATGGGTGAAGACCCCAAGGGAGAGAGCGGTCAAGATGTTTATGTGTTGGACAGGGGATTCTCAGGATGGCAAGAGGTTTACGGAGAGGATGAACGATTGACGGAGGGATACGTGAAGGATTTGTGGGAcaattattaa
- a CDS encoding probable galactose-1-phosphate uridylyltransferase — translation MPDQILDDISHRRYNPLTDSWLLVSPHRTKRPWQGQQEAAVASKLPEYDPKCYLCPGNPRAAGDQNPNYEKTFAFVNDYSAVKQEQPDYDAKASSNDLESLLLQAQGVKGVCYVLTFSPKHHVTLADMTAEEIVPVIEHWTRIYANHLTPSNPRAAEADKLAISMPKDAAPSPEEQYRYMQIFENKGAAMGCSNPHPHCQVWTTSTMPEEPGKELVQMSKYRDQHGGRHLLGDYVKLELEKQERVVWENDAFVIVCPWWAVWPFEVLVLPKRHIRSLLDFKPEERLQFAEAIQEVTRRYDNLFECNFPYSSGLHQAPLDGTPEELESAYFHMHFYPPLLRSATVKKFLVGYELLAEPQRDITPEQATVRLRNCGGELYRKNL, via the exons ATGCCTGATCAAATTCTTGACGACATTTCTCACCGTCGATACAATCCTCTTACGGATTCATGGCTGCTTGTATCACCTCATCGCACGAAGCGACCTTGGCA AGGCCAGCAAGAGGCCGCTGTCGCATCAAAGCTTCCAGAATATGACCCCAAA TGCTATCTCTGTCCCGGTAACCCACGAGCCGCTGGCGACCAAAATCCGAATTATGAGAAGACTTTTGCCTTTGTGAACGACTACAGCGCCGTCAAGCAAGAGCAGCCAGATTACGATGCGAAAGCTTCATCCAATGACCTGGAatctcttctgcttcaagctcaaggtgtCAAGGGCGTGTGCTACGTGCTCACTTTCTCACCCAAGCACCATGTTACACTTGCAGACATGACAGCTGAGGAGATTGTTCCCGTCATTGAGCACTGGACTCGAATCTACGCCAACCATCTGACCCCGTCAAACCCTCGGGCCGCTGAAGCCGACAAGCTGGCCATTTCTATGCCAAAGGACGCTGCACCTTCTCCTGAGGAGCAGTATAGATATATGCAGATCTTTGAGAATAAGGGTGCTGCTATGGGCTGCTCAAACCCCCATCCTCATTGCCAGGTCTGGACTACATCAACCATGCCCGAGGAACCTGGCAAGGAGCTCGTACAAATGAGCAAATACCGAGATCAACACGGCGGCCGACATCTCTTGGGCGACTATGTTAAGCTTGAACTCGAGAAGCAAGAACGAGTTGTCTGGGAGAACGATGCTTTTGTGATTGTATGCCCCTGGTGGGCTGTGTGGCCTTTCgaggttcttgttcttcccaAACGACACATCCGATCTCTTCTCGACTTTAAGCCCGAGGAACGACTCCAATTCGCCGAAGCTATCCAAGAAGTCACCCGACGATACGATAACTTGTTCGAATGCAACTTTCCCTACAGTTCTGGTCTTCATCAGGCGCCTCTTGACGGAACACCAGAGGAGTTGGAAAGCGCATATTTCCATATGCACTTTTACCCACCTCTGCTGCGTTCAGCCACGGTCAAGAAGTTCCTCGTTGGATATGAGCTGCTAGCCGAGCCTCAACGTGATATCACTCCTGAGCAGGCCACAGTTCGGTTGAGGAATTGTGGAGGAGAGCTATATCGCAAGAATCTATAG
- a CDS encoding probable ERG28-involved in synthesis of ergosterol, giving the protein MDILKSILPEAKGVLPYYMIILSIISIGNSLQTYTTLHFSRRVYNGKFVRNPKLPPKTDKFEPEDQINKLVPAQNDPKATDQLTPLAGRLFGTWTLITCVVRCYAAYNLHIGPVYTIAYWTYIVALGHFASELFVFKTMTFGLPQYFPFTLASISLIWMPLVRDYYVEYN; this is encoded by the exons ATGGATATTCTCAAGTCTATCCTCCCCGAAGCAAAGGGTGTTCTACCCTACTACATGATCATC CTGTCCATCATTTCGATCGGAAACTCGCTGCAGACATATACAACCCTACACTTCTCCCGACGAGTCTACAACGGCAAATTCGTCCGCAACCCCAAGCTCCCCCCCAAGACAGACAAGTTCGAGCCAGAGGATCAgatcaacaagcttgttcCCGCTCAGAACGACCCCAAGGCTACCGATCAGCTTACTCCCCTTGCTGGAAGACTTTTCGGTACCTGGACTCTTATCACTTGCGTTGTTCGATGCTACGCAGCTTATAACCTCCACATTGGTCCTGTTTACACCATTGCTTACTGGACTTACATTGTCGCCCTGGGGCATTTTGCCAGTGAGCTCTTCGTTTTCAAGACCATGACTTTTGGCCTCCCTCAGTACTTCCCTTTCACTCTGGCTTCCATCTCTCTTATCTGGATGCCTCTTGTCCGTGACTACTATGTCGAGTATAACTAA